A window of the Nyctibius grandis isolate bNycGra1 chromosome 9, bNycGra1.pri, whole genome shotgun sequence genome harbors these coding sequences:
- the CNPPD1 gene encoding LOW QUALITY PROTEIN: protein CNPPD1 (The sequence of the model RefSeq protein was modified relative to this genomic sequence to represent the inferred CDS: substituted 1 base at 1 genomic stop codon): MELDGLLLDEEGTFSLSGFQEFTFLPGTSSXGERVRKRLYYGWDKDCSLDNLSSPVADIAVELLQKVAPSPIRRLQKKYVSHVSREACISPCSMMLALVYIERLRHRNPEYLQQISSSDLFLISMMVASKYLYDEGEEEEVFNDEWGAAGKVDVQTMNTLEMNFLSAIDWSLYTDPRELFEVLSWLEGRVAEKQGMWRGWFTYTDLCVLLEQSVWQHVLGQFYQQVVKLACLLGVVYLTGFAAVFASVTVVHRSVCMRSISPAAPRPALFLEEGSCQVDAQPAPAPDQPQPELPDISPASSTRCLGENETTKEPRRGGVTATALYLWGSVMTALSYPKAPDIAQNRSPPQGPFRRLPTTCERSNRTTPAAAPGQLGPFGLAVLPAPLSLHCHACSAGAGPTWDAAPNRKDWLDPLGLRQCSLHTAMALSRIKSFIFPS, translated from the exons atGGAGCTGGACGGGCTGCTGCTGGACGAGGAGGGCACATTCTCCCTCAGCGGCTTCCAGGAGTTCACG TTCCTGCCAGGCACCAGCAGCTGAGGCGAGAGGGTGCGGAAGCGGCTCTATTATGGCTGGGACAAGGACTGCAGCCTGGATAATCTCTCCAGCCCTGTGGCAG ATATTGCTGTGGAGTTGCTGCAGAAAGTGGCTCCCAGCCCTATCCGCAGACTCCAGAAGAAATATGTGTCTCATGTATCTCG GGAAGCTTGCATCTCGCCCTGCTCCATGATGTTGGCACTGGTTTACATTGAGAGGCTCCGGCACCGGAATCCTGAATACCTCCAGCAGATCTCATCTTCAGACCTCTTCCTGATCTCCATG aTGGTTGCTAGTAAGTACCTGTATGAtgagggtgaggaggaggaggtgttcAACGACGAGTGGGGAGCCGCAGGGAAGGTGGACGTCCAGACCATGAACACACTGGAGATGAACTTCCTGAGCGCCATT GACTGGAGTCTCTACACAGACCCCCGGGAGCTGTTTGAAGTGCTGAGCTGGCTGGAAGGACG tgtgGCAGAAAAGCAGGGCATGTGGCGTGGCTGGTTTACCTACACGGATCTGTGTGTCCTCTTGGAGCAGTCCGTGTGGCAGCACGTGCTGGGCCAGTTCTACCAGCAAGTGGTGAAG CTGGCCTGCCTCCTGGGCGTGGTGTACCTGACTGGTTTTGCCGCCGTGTTCGCCTCTGTCACTGTGGTGCACCGGTCTGTGTGCATGAGGAGCatcagccctgcagccccccggcccgCACTGTTCCTCGAGGAGGGCAGCTGCCAGGTGGatgcccagccagccccagcccctgacCAGCCCCAGCCTGAGCTGCCTGACATCtctccagccagcagcacccgTTGCCTGGGGGAGAACGAGACAACCAAGGAGCCGCGTCGCGGGGGTGTCACAGCAACTGCACTCTACCTGTGGGGCAGCGTGATGACGGCTCTGTCCTACCCAAAGGCGCCTGATATAGCCCAAAACAGGAGTCCCCCGCAAGGCCCCTTCCGGAGACTACCCACCACCTGTGAGAGATCTAACCGTACCACTCCTGCCGCAGCCCCTGGCCAGCTTGGCCCCTTCGGACTCGCTgtgctcccagctcctctgtcACTCCATTGCCATGCCTGCTCAGCCGGTGCGGGGCCCACGTGGGATGCAGCCCCCAACCGCAAGGACTGGCTGGACCCCCTGGGGCTGAGGCAGTGCTCCTTGCACACTGCCATGGCTCTCAGCAGAATCAAGAGCTTCATTTTTCCCAGCTAG